ATGAGTTGGTTGCGTAAATTTAACAAGTTGTCTATTCGATCGAAGATGCATCTTTACATAGGTGCTTCGGTGGCATTAATAATGCTGATCTCATTCCTCTACTTTATTATCTCGTTACGGATCAATACTCGGGAGAACGCGACCCTTATGGTCGACGAACAGGTAAAAGGGTATTCGGCACAGATCCAACGGGTCACCAATCAGGGTTTCAGCTTCTGCGAATCGCTGGCATCTTCTGTGGTTTACATGTTCGATCATAGCGTTTCCAATCGCGAAACGCTACTTCAGCAGTCCCTGCTCAACATTTCGAAGAACAACCAGCAGTTTAAGTGCATTTTTGTATCGTTAGAGCATTCGGCCATTACGCCCGGCTACAATAAGGCCTCAGGGCGCCGTACATTCCTTACCGTTCCTTCGTCGAACATGCCGGTTATGACAGTCGACAAGGATATGGACTCGTTTGACGCTAATGGGCACTACTATCAGGTAAAGAGCATCGGTAAATCCGATGTAAAAGAGCCCTACTACTACAACTACTACAACAATAGCAGCCAGGAGCTGCTCATTACAACGCTTGATTGCCCCGTTAAGTATAATGGAACATCAGTAGGTGTTGCCGGAGTTGATATTGGCATCGACGAATACCAGAAAATTGTCGATCAGGTTAAGATTTTCCCAGGAACATCCGCCTTTTTGGTGTCGTCTAAAGGGTTTATTGCCGCGCATACCGATAAAAAGCTAGTTGGTAAAACCTTCGATAACGTTTTTGGCGAAAAGAACAGCGAGCTTCAGCTCGATAAGATGCTTTCCTCGTCCGATATCACCAAAACCTACATCGAAATCGATGGTACGAGCTACTATTCGGTGGTTGTTCCCATTACCATGGGCGAAAGAGGCACCCGTTGGGCGTTGGGGGTAACCATTCCTACCAGCGAGATCTTTGCGCAGTCGCGTAAGTCGGTATTGTTTGCCATTCTGGTGTGCCTACTTGGCCTAATCGTTACCACCTTTGTCATTAACTACCTGGCAAAGGCCATAACCAAGCCGCTGGAGGATGTAACGCAGTCCATAAAGAAGCTATCCACCGGTGAGGTTAGCGAGCAGGAGAAGCTCAACATCAAAACCGGCGACGAGATGGAAGAAATTGCCGGATCGCTAAACATGCTGGTTGATGGGCTGGGCCGAACCGCCAAGTTTGCCCAAGAAATTGGGAATGGAAACCTAAATGCCAACCATCAGCTACTCGGCGAGAAGGATGTACTCGGCATTTCGCTCGAAGAAATGCGCAGCAGCCTGATTCGCGCCAACGAAGTAGAGGATGAGCGCAAAAAGGAGGAAGATAAAACGCGTTGGGCCAACCAAGGCTATGCAAACTTTGCCGAGCTGCTGCGCCTTAACAACAGTAACCTTAAGGAGCTCTCGTTTTCCATCGTAAGCAACCTCGTAAAGTACCTGGATATCAACCAAGGAGGCATGTTTATCCTAAATGGCGAAGATGAGTCGGATCGTTTCCTCGAAATGACCGCCTGCTTTGCCTATAACCGCCGCAAGATGATGGAAAAACGCTTCGAAGTGGGCGAAGGCCTAGTGGGGCGCTGCTTTGTCGAGGGCGAAACCATATTTTTGCTCGAAATCCCCGACAGCTACATCTCCATCACCTCCGGTTTGGGCGATACCACTCCCAAATGCCTGCTGCTGGTTCCGCTAAAGATCAACAACGAGGTCAACGGCGTGATCGAGCTCGCCTCGCTGACGCCAATTGACGACTATAAGGTGAAATTTGTCGAAAAGATCGCCGAAAGCATCGCCTCGACCCTCGCCTCCGTCCGCATAAACATCCACACCGCCGAGCTGCTCGATCAAACCCGCTCCCAAGCCGAGGAGATGGCCGCTCAGGAAGAGGAGATGCGCCAGAATTTGGAGGAGCTTCAGTCCACGCAGGAGGAGATGGCCCGCGTTCAGGAGGAGCAAAAGATCGCGCAAGAAGAGCTCTTCAAGGAAAAATCGATGTTTGCCAACTTTTTGGACACGGTTGTCGAGTATGTTTACTTCAAAGATCTGCAAAGCCGCTTCATTCGCGTAAGCAAATCGCTTTTAGGGCTACATAAAGTTAAGGACGACTCGGAGCTTTTGGGTAAATCAGACTTCGACCTCTTCGGCGGCGAGCATTCGCAAAAGGCGTACAACGATGAGCAAACCATCATCCGTACCGGCCAAGCCATTTACGGCATGGTCGAGCGCGAAGATCACAACGATGGCTCCGTAACCTGGGTAGAAACCAGCAAAATGCCGCTGAAAGATCTCAATGGGCAAATCATTGGTACCTTTGGCATATCGAAGGATATCTCAAACATCAAGAATCTGGAGGCCAAGCTCTCCTTCGAGCGCAACCTGCTCAATAACTTCCTCGATACGTCCTCCGATTACATCCACTTTAAGGATGAAAATGGCCGATTCCTAAGAGCGAACAGGCTTAAGTACGAGCGTCACGGGCTAAAATCAGAGGAAGAAATCATCGGGAAGAGCGATAAGGACTTCTTTGGCGAAAAGTATACCGTCGAAACCGATGCCGAGGAGCAGGAAATCATCCGTACCGGCAAGCCCATCCTAAATAGGGTGGAATGCCGTACCGATTCTGCCGGCAACAAGCGCTGGTTCTCCATCAACAAGATGCCGCTTCGCAACGAAGATGGAGCAACCATTGGCACCTGGGGTTATACCCGCGATGTAACTGAGCTCAAGGAGCTCGAGCTGAAGCAAAACGGCCAGAATTCCGAAAGCGATAAGGCCGATTTAAACTAGGATATTCCGGTAACGCATAAAAGCATAGGCAACTCTATCTGTCGGGTTTCGACATCTAAGCCGGTGGGCTCTGATGAAAAACGGGAACGGCAGGAGGAGTTGCCTTTTTTTGCGCCAGCACATCAGCTACGGATAAAAGCGAAGGAGAACGCAACAGCCTGCTACACGTCTGCAACCCCCACGCGGCAAAACAGGACAAAAGAGGAGTTGCCCGTAGACCATTCCGACTTGTAGCATGCCACCGCAACGGCAGATTTTACCTCGTAGAGGTTAAACATGCGCGTCATAACCAGTTTTTCCCGTTTTCAATCAAAAAAATGGTTCGATAACGTTTTAGGAGGGGATTGTAGATTTGAAACCACTCTTCCAACGAAGCCCGAAGGGCTTTAACTTTAATAACCCCGAGTGAAACTCGGGGAATTTGATCGTGAGATGGAAACAACCCAGAATGGGTTGAATGTCTTCGCTAAAAACGGGTAAGAGGCAGCAGAATACTGGTATAAATCCAATCGTACCCACGCTTTTCCTTCCTCAGCATATCAGCTACAAATAAAAACGAAGAAGAACGCAACAGCCTGCTACACGCTTGCAACCGCCACGCAGCAAAACAGGTCAGAAAGAGAGTTGCCCGTAGGGCATTCCGACCTGTAGCATGCCACCACAACGGCAGATTTTACCTCGTAGAGGTTAAACATGCGCGTCATAACCAGTTTTTCCCGTTTTCAATCAAAAAAATGGTTCGATAACGTTTTAGGAGGGGATTGTAGATTTGAAACCACTCTTCCAACGAAGCCCGAAGGGCTTTAACTTTAATAACCCCGAGTGAAACTCGGGGAATTTGATCGAGAGATGGAAACAACCCCAACGGGGTTGAATGTCTTCGCTGAAAAGCGGGAAGAAAGTCGAGAATACTAGTAAAACCACTTTAGTTTCTCAGAGATTTCACGTTTAAAATATGAATAAAAACGATTATTGGAAGAACGACCAACCAACGGCGGACAAACTTATCAGAGTAGGATAACGTTCTTCCGTAAACACTATGGCGAAGCCATACCAGACTGGCAGGAATTCTGTTCGAGCGAGCGGAGCTGCTACAACGCCAATTAGCGTAACAGCGATGAAAGGATTAGAAACAATTATTTTAGATGGCGACATTCCACCGCGACCGAGCGAGTTAATTCGTGCCAAGGGTTTTTTGGTTCTTTTTGCCCTTCAAAAAGAACAGATAAGAAGAGGGAATTCTCTTTACAAAGCCCTAACCTCTGCTAAATGCTGAAGCTATATTTTAAAAGGCGAAATCCCTCGGGTAAAACCCATTCCTAAAACTGTTTCAATACGAGAGCATCGCATCTCTACCAGCCCGAATCAGCGTCGCAGGGGTAGAGACTCATTGCATGTATCTCGTTGTATTGTAGAATCTGGATTAAAAGCGAAATACCAGACAAAACCCTACCTAAGAGTTGAAAAACCAACCTAATTCTTTATAAAAACAGCCCCAATGCACCACGAAATCCCGCTTACGATTTGCAAAACCTCGATAAATATTTACAAAAATCATTCAAAAATCTACGTGAAATGCCCTTTAGATCGGCAAAAACCTGCCTAAAATCGGCAAAATCAAGGCAAATACTTATAAAAACAGCCTCAATATCGATGTGAACGCCTCAATGCACCACGAAATCCCCCTTAGGATTTGAAAAACTAAGGTCGAACTTTACAAAAACCAACCAAAAATCTACGTGAAATGCCCTTTAGATCGCCAAAATCCTGCCTAAGAATCGAAAAACTAAGGTTATTATTTGCAATATCTGCCCTAAGATTAGTGTGAACTCCCCCTACGATCGCTAAAATCTCGCTTACGATTGGTAAAAACGCGATAATTATTTACAAAAACCTTCCAAATAGCTGTGTGAATCGTCTTTTAGAACGACGAAATCCTGCATAAAATTTGAAAAAGCTAAGGAAAAAATTGGCAAAACCGCCCCTAAGATTGGTGTAAATCAGGCTAAGAACTGATAGAAACAAGCCTAAGATTGGCGGAAACTAGGTTTTGTAGCGCCAATACCACCTACAATCTTTTAGAAGAAAAGTAGAAATAGCTAAACCTCGATAAGGATATTTCTATACTTTAGTGCCGCTTAACAAAGTCGATGAATAGTCAGGAAGAAGAGAATAGGAACCAGCGTTTTGCCGTTGTCGATGTCGAAACCTCGGGTGGCGATCCCCGAAGGGAACGCATTACCGACATAGCTATCTACCTGCTCGAAGGAGGAGTTATCGTTGAAGAGTTCTGTACGCTTCTAAATCCAGAAAAACCCATCCCCGGCTACATCACCAAGCTTACCGGCATCACCAATAGCATGGTAAAGAACGCCCCAAAGTTCTACGAAGTCGCCAAAAAGATCGTGGAGATTACCCGCGATGCCATTTTTGTAGGCCATAACGTCGGTTTCGACTACAGCTTCGTGCAGAACGAGTTCAAAAGGCTAGGCTACAGCTACCGAAGGGTCACCTTCGACACCGTTCGCGTAAGCCGGAAGCTGCTACCCGGGCATGCCAGCTACAGCTTGGGGAATCTCAGCGACGATTTGGGCATTATTCTCCAGAATAGGCACCGTGCCGCTGGCGATGCGCGCGCCACCGTCGACCTTTTTAAAATACTACTTGATAAAGCTGTTGATGAGGATATCGCAATCACCATCAGCATCGCAAAAATCTTTGGAAAAGACATCGCTCGGCTACTTTTCGAGAGCCTACCCGAGGAAACCGGCGTCTACTACCTCCACGACAGCGACGGAAACATCCTATACATCGGCAAAAGCACCAATATTGCCAAGCGAGCGCTCGGTCACTTTGCCAGCTACGACGATCCGAAAGCGCTAGAGATGTGCACCAAGGTCGCCGATATCAGCTACGAGCTCACAACCTCCGAGCTTATTGCGCTTTTAAAGGAAGATATCGAGGTAAATCGGCATCATCCGCCCTATAACCGCTGGCATAGGCGCAAAAGCAGCGGATATGGGCTCTACGCCACCTATAACGAGGAAGGATACCTCGCCTTAACCATCGCAAAGTCGTCGAAAAATGGGGTGTTGGTGTTCACCTATTCGTCAACTCAGAAGGCCAAGCAGGCGCTCGCCCCCATTATCGAGAAGTTTAGCCTCTGCCAGAAGATATGCGGACTAAGTAAGTCGGAAGGTGCCTGCTTTCACTACCAGATTGGGATCTGTAAGGGCGCATGCTGCGGCGAAGAAGGTCCCGATCTCTACAACCAGCGCGTAGAGCAGGCAATCGCCTATCTAAGCAACACCACCAAGAACTTCTTTGTCGTAGAAACCGATAAGGGCTCCGATAAAGTCGCGTTCGTTAAGGTCGAAAAGGGGAAGTTTGTCGGCTACGGCCAGGCATCCGGCGATTTTCTTAGCGGTAACCCGCACGAGCTGCACGATCTGGTAGCCTCATCGCCCGAAACCCCCAATTCCATGAAGATCATCAACGCCTACATCGGTAAATCCAAGACCGCCAAGGTCGTTTACTTCCAGTAGGCGAGCTCATCCGCAGCATTTTTCTGCTCCAATCCAGCGTTTCCCCTCGAATACTGATGCATTCGATGGTTTATTATGCGATTTTTTTTGGTGAAAATATACATATAATTACAATACATAAGAATAAAATGTATATTTGTGCCATGTATTCAAGAGAACTACTTAAAGGAACGCTGCAAACCATCATTCTCAAGCTGCTTGAGGATAATGGCAGGATGTATGGCTACGAAATTACCCAGAAGGTTAAGCTGCTTACCGAGGGTAAAATATCAATTACCGAGGGTGCGCTTTACCCAATACTTCACAAGCTGGAAGCTGACGGAACGGTTACAACCGAAGAGGAGTTCATCGGCAAGCGTATTCGTAAGTACTACACGCTTACCGTAAGCGGAAAGACCGTAACCGAAGGCAAAGTCAACGAGCTTAACGATTTCATATCGACAATAGGCGTTCTACTTTCACCCAAATCTTTGGCGTAATGGAGTTATTGGATAGCGATGTTGAGAGAATCAAGAGCGATTTGGCCTGCCAAGGAGTGACGGCGGATAAGTTATCGGACAGTTTGCTAGATCATATCTGCTGCGCCATAGAAGAGATGGATGCTAACGACTTTGAGACCGCCTACAAGCTGGTTCTCGAACGTTTTGGAGAGGATGGAATTCGTCGTGTACAGGAAGAAACTACTAATTTAATCTATAAAAAGGAGTTTACTATGAAAAAGACCATGTACGTTTTGGGCTATTTTGCCTCAATGTTTGCGGTAACTGGTGTGCTTTGTAAGATGATGCATTGGCCAGGAGCAGGTCCATCGCTTCTGCTAAGCGGCCTGCTGCTCAACTTTGGTTTTTTACCGCTTTACTTTCGCGATAAGTACAAGCAGTCAGTTAGTCGTTAAGCTCGGAACACCATTTTTATAACCTATAAATGGTTTTACCATGAAAAAAGCGATGTACATTTTGGTTACCTTGCCTCAATGCTTGCGGTAGCTGGATTACTTTGTAAGATGATGCACTGGTCGGGTGGAGGACCAGCCCTTTTACTCAGCGGAGCGCTGCTTAACTTTGGCTTCCTCCCGCTTTACTTCCACGATAGGTACAAGCAGTCGATCGGCAGGTGAAAAAAGTAAAGGAGAGGCGGCAATCCTCTCCTTCACTCCACAAAAATTCCAAAAATAAGTCGACAATTATTCTCGCATTCCGTTAGCATTTACGCCGCATGGACTACTTTTTTGCCGGAGCAGTAGCCTTTTCCTTAGCAGGTTTTACTCCCTTGCTGGCTTTGGGCGCCTTTGCCTTCTTGCAGCATTCCTTTTTCTCTACCGGAGCCTTCACCTTTTCGGTTTTCACGGCAGGAGTTTGAGCAAAAACCGATCCTGCAAGGGCTACCATCGCTACAAGCGTCAAAATCTTCTTCATTGCAATTAGTTTTAGTGTTCTACAAGCTTTGTTTGGTCATCAATCCATGGCTGGATTGCACTTGTAAATATCCGAAGCAAGCATTAGAATACGATTAAGATCGCCTTAGAAAGCGCTTAAACTTTATAGATTGGGGTGATGGGCAATTCTCTAGCACGCAGGTAGGCTAATCGTGAACTCCGAGCCAACATTTACCTCCGACTTTACCGTTATTGTCCCCTGATGCAGCGCAATAATCTGCGAGGTGAGCGCTAAGCCCAAGCCATGCCCGTCAACTTTTAGGTTCGAAGGCACCCGATGGAAGGGTTGGAAGATATTCTTGAGTTCCTCCTCGGGAATACCAATGCCATTATCCCTAAAAGTGATGCACACCATCTTGCTATCCTTGTAGCTCAGCGAAACCGCCACCGCATTATCGGGCGAAAACTTGCAGGCGTTCGACATAAGGTTGAAGAAGGCGGTTTTAAGCAGCTGCTCCTCGCCGGCAACGTAGAGCTCGTCCTCGTTTCCGGGGAGGTTTGCGAACTCGAGGTGTACCTTACTGCCCGGATATGCCCTAGAGTATTCGGCAATCGAGGTCATCACCAGCTCATCCATGCGAATTCGGTTGCTGGCAAGGTTCTTCGAGTCGATATTCGTCTTGGCAAGGTCCAGCAGCTTCGTCGAAAGGTTGTTTAGGTTGAGGATCTCCTCCTTGAGCGAGGTGAGCATCTGCTGCAGTTCGGCGTTTTCGGGGTGATTCATCATCATCATCTCAATTTCGCTGAGCATGATGGTCAGCGGAGTCCTAAACTCGTGAGAGGCATGCGATACGAAGCTCTTTTGAAGGGTAAACGCCAGCTCCAGCCGCTCGAGCATGCGGTTAAACGTGGATGACAGCTCCGAAATCTCATCGCGCCCATTCCCCTCGTTCAGCCGTTGGTTCAGGTTTTTCTCCGTGATGAGGTTTACCCGCGCCACCACCTTCGACATGGGCTGGAGCGCACGCCGTGCAAAGTACCATCCTCCCAGAAACGACAGCAGAATACCCAGTAGCGTAGAGATTATCAGCGAAATTCTCAGGGTGGCGAGCCTCTTTTTACCATGCTTATCGATGGCGGATACGAACACCGCATAGGAATTTGCCCTATTCCCGTACTCTATACCGATGGCTTCGTAGCTATTCCTGAGTTGCAGAGATAGGTGCTTAACCTTGAATATCCGTAGCGCAAGCGCCGGGGTGATGTCCCGATCTTCCGCCTGGTCGTTGTACACCAGCTTTCCTTTTCTATCGAAGATCATTACCTGCTCGTGGAAGAGTATGGAGGCGGTGGTGTCCAGCCGTCTTATCAGCTCCTTATTGGTATCCACCACATCGGTGGCGATGGAAGCCATAATTAGCGCGCGATCTTGCAGGCGGTTGTAGAAATCGCTTCGGCGCGATTGCTCCGACGAGATGTAAATGGTTGCCGAGAAGACAATAAGAATGGCGCTCACGATGGCGGCAAACTGGATGGCGAGCTTACTGCGGATGTTCATGCTATGCTTCCTTTAGCACATAGCCCAAACCAATTTGGGTATGGATAAGCTTGCTGTCGAAACCCTTGTCCACCTTGTTGCGGAGGTAGTTCATGTACACCTCTATGACGTTGGTGCCGGTGTCGAAGGTGATATTCCAGATCTTTTCGGCGATATCTACCTTTGAAACTACCTTATTCTTGTTCTCCAGCAGGTACTGTAGCAGTAGAAATTCCTTTGCGGTGAGCTCTATGGCCTTGCCAGCTCGGGTAACGATCTTCGAATCGGGGTCGAGCTCCAGATCGGCAGCGCGAAGCACCCTAGATGGCGCGGCGGTAACGGCGCTATTGCGCTTCAGAAAGACGCGAATGCGCGCCAGCAGCTCCTTCATCTCGAACGGTTTGGCAATATAGTCATCGGCACCAGAGTCGAACCCTTCGAGCTTATCGTCGATGGAGTCTAATGCGGTTAGAAAGAGGATGGGCACGTTGGTGTTTCGCTCGCGGATGGCTCGGCACACCTGGTAGCCATTCTCGTGGGGCAGGTTGATGTCGAGGATAATCAAGTCGTACTTGTGCTGGATGCCCAGCCTACGCCCCATCATGCCATCGTAGGCAACCTCTACCGAGTACCCGCTGGTCTCTAGTCCCTTTCGAATGAGGTCGGCAACTTTCACTTCGTCTTCAACCACCAGTATCTTTACGGCTGTTTCCATCGCTTCTCCAAATAAATGCCTGCTAAGGTAGCATATTCTCCTTCGATATCAGAGCGGAAACCGTACGTTTTTTGGTGATGCTCATCGCTGAAAGGCTTGTAGATCATCAGATGCCTTCGCATTTCGGCTTTGAAGCGCTTGCCGAACTCCATGTTTTGGATTTCCGCATCTTCTTTGGGGAGCAGTTGCGGGGCAAATGGGCGTCGGCCGAGAATGCTTGGCGTTTTAGGCGGGTGAGGCGCTTGCCCGTGGGCGGGGATGCGTACGTCGGAAAAAGCAGCAGAGGGCATCCCGCCTCCGGAATGCCCTCTGCAAAGTCTATCCTTAAAAAGAAATTACTGCGCCTTGATGATGAAATAGTTCTTCTTGCCCTTCTGTACCAGCAGGAACTTGCCGTTGAGCAGCAGATCCGACCCGATGGTGGCATCAACCGCATCAACCTTATTCTTGTTGATGCTTACGCCGCCGCCCTGGATCATCTTGCGAGCTTCGCCCTTGGATGGGAACACGGCGGTGGTGGTGGCCAGCAGCTCGATAACGTTGGCACCGGCGTCGAGTATCGACTTCTCGATCTCGAACTGGGGTACGCCCTCGAATACCGACAGGAAGGTGTCCTCGTCGAGCTTAACCAGCGCATCGGCGGTGGCGTTGCCGAAGAGGATTTGCGAGGCCTCCACTGCGGCGTTGTAGTCCTCCTCGGAGTGAACCATGGTGGTTACGTCCTTGGCTAGGCGCTTTTGGAGAATGCGCAGGTGTGGCGCTTCGTGGTGCTCGGCTACGAGTTGCGCGTACTCTTCCTTGGTGATGAAGGTGAATATCTTGAGGTACTTCTCGGCATCCTCGTCGGATACGTTGAGCCAGAACTGGTAGAACTTGTAGGGCGAGGTGTAGGCCTTCGATAGCCAGATGTTGCCGCTCTCGGTTTTGCCGAATTTGCCGCCATCGGCCTTGGTGATTAGCGGACAGGTGAGCGCGTAGGCTTCGCCTCCAGTCTTGCGGCGGATCAGCTCGGTGCCGGTGGTGATGTTGCCCCACTGGTCCGATCCCCCCATCTGCAGTTTACAGCCCTTGTGCTGGTTGAGGTAGAGGAAGTCGTACCCCTGAACCAGCTGGTAGGTGAACTCGGTGAACGACATACCGTCGCGAGTCTCGCCCGTAAGGCGCTTCTTTACCGAATCCTTGCTCATCATATAGTTTACGGTGATGTGCTTGCCCACGTCGCGGATGAAATCGAGGAACGAAAATTCCTTCATCCAGTCGTAGTTGTTTACCAGCTCGGCGCGGTTGGCTGCATCGCTCTCGAAGTCGAGGAACTTGGCCAGCTGTGCCTTGATGCACTCCTGGTTGTGGCGAAGGGCTGCCTCGTCGAGCAGGTTGCGCTCTACCGACTTACCCGATGGGTCGCCAATCATGCCGGTTGCACCGCCCACAAGAGCGATGGGCCTATGGCCTGCACGCTGCAGGTGGCGCAGCATCATCACGCCCACAAGGTGGCCGATGTGCAGCGAGTCGGCAGTTGGGTCGATGCCCACGTAGGCTGATACCATCTCTTTGGCAAGTAGCTCTTCTGTTCCGGGCATCATATCGTGGATCATGCCCCTCCACGAAAGTTCTTCTATAAAGTTCATCTGAGTAATATTTTCTTAGGTGGATGCGCGAGGTGCCCTCCTGCGAGCGGCATCCGGCATTGTGCTCCCTATTAATGAGTAAAACTGGAGCAAAGATAGTAAAATGGATCGACTTCGAGAGGTGGCGCTGGGGCCATCTGCGATGCGTAGAACGCCAGCATGGGGACGCAGAAGGCATCCAACCCCCTTTGATTGTCTCCCCGGAGTTCCGTTGGGATCATCCAACCCCCTTTGATTGGTCCGCCGGAGTTCCGTTGGAGCCATCTAACCCCCTTTGGTTGCCTCCCCATAGTTCCGTTGAAGACATCCAACCCCTTTTGATGGGCTCACCAGTTCTCTGCTGGTACATCTATACGAAAAAGACCTAACAGGTTTTAAAAACTTGTTAGGTCTAGGCATATATTAGGGTAAAGATTTCCGGCTAGAACAGCCCCTTCACGTAGGGGAAGAACCAGGGTACCACCTTCCACATGTTGAAGAGGAGCGATCCGCTAGTCGTATGCTCGGGCAGGATGCGCACCACGCCGTTCAGCACAGAGAGCAGCCATAGACCGGCGCACACCAGTACGAAACTCTTCAGCAGGCCGAAGGCCAGCCCCAGCACCTTATTGGCCGTGCCCACCGAGGTGTCTTTGAACGCCTGCCCGATGATGCGGCTGCTGAGGTGCAGCAGGATGAATACGCCAACGAAGATGATGAACGAGGCCACGAAGACGCTCGCCCTAACGCCCACCTCAAAGTGCTCGCTTACGAATACGCCAATCCAGTTCGAGAGGTGGAAGGCCAGGTAAATGCCCAAGAAAACGGCCCCAAAGCTTACCAGCTGGTTGAGGAATCCCTTAATGTAGCCCGAAATGGCGCCCCAGCCGAGCAGGGCAAGAATTACGATATCTAAGAAGTTCATTGCAGCAAAATATTTGAAGGCAAAAGTAGCTGAAATCGGTAAAGGTGCGCTCTCCTATTTTGTCGAATTGAACCTTGCCCAACAAGTTTTGTTACTTTTCCCTTTCTTTGCCAACGCAAAAAGTAACAGCCAATGAATCGCCTTATACGCATTGCCCCCAGAATAAAGCCGGGAATTCCCAAGCGCTACCTGCTGCTGGTTGCCGCTCTTGTGTGGAGTTTTGCAGGCGGTATGCTTCTTGCCAAAGGGCTTACCTACCTTTTGGCCCATCCCGACATGCTGCTGGTTCGGCTCGTTGCAGGCGCACTTGCTGGGGTAGCCTTCTTCTGGCTGCTTTTTATGAGGATATCGCTGAAGCACATCAACCGCATCAAGTCCATCGACGTGGTGCGCCCCTGCATCTTCTCGTTCTTCGACGTCAAGGGCTACCTGATGATGGGGGGCATGATCTCTATGGGCATCGCGCTGCGCCACCTCAACTTCATCAACAAAGCCTACCTCTTTAACTTCTACGTGGCGATGGGCATACCGCTGCTCCTCTCCGCTGTTCGTTTCGTTTGGGCGTGGGTGCGCTACCATAGGGTGGTGTAGACAATAGACGCTAGATATTAGGCATTAGACTATTCCGAGATACATTAACGCACCATCCCCTGTACCTCCCCATG
This window of the uncultured Acetobacteroides sp. genome carries:
- a CDS encoding CvpA family protein; the protein is MNFLDIVILALLGWGAISGYIKGFLNQLVSFGAVFLGIYLAFHLSNWIGVFVSEHFEVGVRASVFVASFIIFVGVFILLHLSSRIIGQAFKDTSVGTANKVLGLAFGLLKSFVLVCAGLWLLSVLNGVVRILPEHTTSGSLLFNMWKVVPWFFPYVKGLF
- the tyrS gene encoding tyrosine--tRNA ligase; the protein is MNFIEELSWRGMIHDMMPGTEELLAKEMVSAYVGIDPTADSLHIGHLVGVMMLRHLQRAGHRPIALVGGATGMIGDPSGKSVERNLLDEAALRHNQECIKAQLAKFLDFESDAANRAELVNNYDWMKEFSFLDFIRDVGKHITVNYMMSKDSVKKRLTGETRDGMSFTEFTYQLVQGYDFLYLNQHKGCKLQMGGSDQWGNITTGTELIRRKTGGEAYALTCPLITKADGGKFGKTESGNIWLSKAYTSPYKFYQFWLNVSDEDAEKYLKIFTFITKEEYAQLVAEHHEAPHLRILQKRLAKDVTTMVHSEEDYNAAVEASQILFGNATADALVKLDEDTFLSVFEGVPQFEIEKSILDAGANVIELLATTTAVFPSKGEARKMIQGGGVSINKNKVDAVDATIGSDLLLNGKFLLVQKGKKNYFIIKAQ